The following are encoded in a window of Polynucleobacter sp. VK25 genomic DNA:
- a CDS encoding 3-deoxy-7-phosphoheptulonate synthase produces the protein MSQQNTNPANWYSAVDKTSDTDDQRIDNISVLPPPEHLIRFFPISGTPTEALISKTRKKIRDIIHGKDDRLLVIIGPCSIHDPKAALEYCQRLLAERARFAGELEIVMRVYFEKPRTTVGWKGLINDPYLDESYRIEEGLRLARQVLMEINRLGMPAGSEFLDVISPQYIADLISWGAIGARTTESQVHRELASGLSAPIGFKNGTDGNIKIATDAIQAAGRPHHFLSVHKNGQVSVVETKGNKDCHVILRGGKEPNYEAQYVQAACSELEAAKLPASLMVDLSHANSSKKHERQIVVADDVAQQIETGSHQIFGVMVESHLNDGAQKFTPGKDDPSKLEYGKSITDACINWDDSVKVLERLATAVKNRRSKKK, from the coding sequence ATGAGCCAACAAAATACGAATCCCGCTAATTGGTACTCCGCCGTCGACAAGACTTCGGATACTGACGATCAACGCATTGATAACATTTCTGTTCTGCCTCCGCCAGAGCATTTAATCCGCTTCTTTCCTATTTCTGGAACACCAACTGAAGCGCTGATTAGCAAAACTCGCAAAAAGATCCGCGACATTATTCATGGCAAAGATGACCGTTTACTCGTCATCATCGGACCTTGCTCTATTCATGATCCAAAAGCAGCGCTGGAATATTGTCAGCGCCTCTTGGCAGAGCGTGCGCGCTTTGCTGGTGAATTAGAAATTGTGATGCGCGTGTATTTTGAAAAGCCGCGCACTACTGTTGGCTGGAAGGGTTTGATTAACGACCCGTATCTAGATGAAAGCTATCGCATTGAAGAGGGCTTGCGCCTTGCGCGTCAAGTTCTGATGGAAATCAACCGCCTTGGCATGCCAGCAGGTAGCGAATTCTTGGATGTGATTTCTCCGCAGTACATTGCTGACCTCATTTCTTGGGGAGCAATTGGTGCGCGCACAACCGAGAGCCAAGTTCATCGCGAACTCGCTTCCGGCTTATCTGCACCTATAGGATTTAAGAATGGTACTGATGGCAATATCAAAATTGCTACAGATGCTATTCAAGCAGCTGGTCGTCCACATCACTTCTTATCCGTTCATAAGAATGGTCAAGTATCAGTAGTGGAAACCAAAGGCAATAAAGATTGCCACGTGATTTTGCGCGGCGGCAAAGAGCCCAACTATGAAGCCCAATACGTCCAGGCAGCCTGCTCTGAACTAGAAGCGGCCAAGCTTCCAGCCAGTTTGATGGTTGACCTTTCGCATGCCAACTCAAGCAAAAAGCATGAGCGTCAAATCGTAGTTGCAGATGATGTAGCACAGCAGATTGAAACTGGCTCACATCAGATTTTTGGTGTGATGGTAGAGAGCCATTTGAATGATGGTGCTCAGAAATTTACACCTGGAAAAGATGATCCAAGTAAGTTAGAGTACGGTAAGAGTATTACCGATGCTTGTATTAACTGGGATGACTCTGTCAAAGTGCTAGAGCGTCTTGCTACTGCCGTTAAGAATCGTAGAAGCAAGAAAAAGTAA
- a CDS encoding cob(I)yrinic acid a,c-diamide adenosyltransferase: protein MGNRLSKIATRTGDAGMTGLGDGSRVEKDHLRICAMGDIDELNSEIGVLMTEEIPEGISTELDELFLQVQHDLFDLGGELCIPNYKLLNPEHVAQLDVWLEKYNQQLPPLTEFILPGGTRAAAQAHVCRTVCRRAERSIVRLGWEEPLYDSPRQYVNRLSDLLFVLARILNRAAGGSDVLWKHEKKEAK, encoded by the coding sequence ATGGGAAATCGACTATCAAAAATCGCCACTAGAACCGGGGATGCAGGAATGACGGGCTTAGGTGACGGAAGTCGCGTAGAGAAGGATCACCTGCGTATCTGCGCTATGGGTGATATCGATGAGTTGAACTCGGAAATTGGGGTTTTGATGACCGAGGAGATCCCGGAAGGCATTTCTACTGAATTGGATGAGCTTTTTCTGCAGGTGCAGCACGATTTATTTGATTTAGGCGGTGAGCTTTGCATCCCAAATTACAAACTCCTCAATCCTGAGCATGTAGCTCAGTTAGATGTTTGGCTCGAGAAATACAACCAACAATTACCGCCTTTAACGGAGTTTATTTTGCCAGGTGGCACTCGTGCTGCTGCACAAGCACACGTTTGTCGTACTGTTTGCCGCAGAGCAGAGCGCTCCATTGTTCGCTTGGGTTGGGAAGAGCCTTTATATGATTCTCCTCGTCAATACGTCAATCGTTTGTCTGACTTACTCTTTGTACTTGCCCGTATTCTGAATCGTGCAGCCGGTGGTTCTGACGTACTTTGGAAGCACGAAAAAAAAGAGGCTAAATAA
- a CDS encoding FAD-linked oxidase C-terminal domain-containing protein produces the protein MIPMNMVTPPPELAAISALQSKLVSALRPILPEYALLWEPEDTIPYECDGLAAYRRMPLAVALPETEEQVAQILKICYAMQIPVVPRGSGTGLSGGAMPLSQGLVLSLAKLKKIISIDPFTRTAVVQPGVRNLAISEAVAHLGLYYAPDPSSQIACSIGGNVNENSGGVHCLKYGLTLHNVLRVRGILMNGEIVEFGGLAPDAPGLDLLAIMMGSEGMLAVVTEVTVKLVAKPKLARVIMASFDDIEKGGNAVAAIIAAGIIPAGLEMMDKATTRAVEEFVHAGYDLDAEAILLCESDGTPEEVAEEIERMTKVLEEAGASGIQISKDESERLKFWSGRKNAFPAAGRLAPDYYCMDGTIPRRHIATLLKRIQGMEAKYGLGCLNVFHAGDGNMHPLILFNGADQEEWHRAEDFGTEILEACVELGGTITGEHGVGIEKINSMCVQFGEGERESFWGVKSAFDPEKLLNPDKAIPTLSRCAEYGRMRISGGQLPHPELERF, from the coding sequence ATGATTCCTATGAATATGGTGACCCCACCCCCCGAATTAGCCGCTATTAGCGCCCTTCAGTCCAAATTGGTTTCGGCCTTACGCCCAATCCTGCCGGAATATGCCCTCTTATGGGAGCCAGAAGACACTATTCCATATGAATGCGATGGTTTGGCTGCTTATCGACGGATGCCTTTGGCGGTGGCTTTACCGGAAACTGAAGAGCAAGTGGCTCAAATTTTGAAGATTTGCTATGCGATGCAAATTCCGGTTGTGCCCCGTGGATCGGGCACAGGACTTTCTGGTGGTGCGATGCCTCTTTCTCAGGGATTGGTATTGTCACTAGCCAAGCTTAAGAAAATTATCAGCATTGATCCATTCACTCGCACCGCAGTAGTTCAGCCTGGCGTGCGCAATCTCGCAATCTCTGAAGCTGTTGCTCATCTGGGTTTGTATTACGCGCCAGATCCATCCTCTCAAATTGCCTGCTCTATCGGTGGCAACGTCAATGAAAACTCCGGTGGTGTGCACTGCCTTAAATACGGCCTAACCTTGCACAACGTTTTGCGTGTTCGTGGAATACTCATGAACGGTGAGATTGTTGAATTTGGTGGCTTAGCACCAGATGCACCTGGCCTGGACTTACTAGCAATCATGATGGGTAGTGAAGGCATGCTCGCGGTAGTTACTGAAGTCACCGTTAAATTGGTTGCTAAACCAAAATTAGCTCGCGTGATTATGGCGAGTTTTGACGACATCGAAAAAGGTGGTAACGCTGTTGCTGCCATTATTGCTGCTGGCATTATTCCTGCTGGCTTAGAGATGATGGATAAAGCCACCACGCGCGCTGTAGAAGAGTTTGTACATGCTGGTTATGACTTAGATGCTGAAGCGATTTTGCTCTGCGAATCTGATGGCACGCCAGAAGAAGTTGCTGAAGAAATCGAGCGCATGACGAAGGTGCTCGAAGAAGCCGGCGCAAGCGGTATTCAGATTTCTAAAGATGAGAGTGAGCGCTTGAAGTTTTGGAGTGGGCGTAAGAACGCATTCCCGGCTGCAGGTCGCTTAGCACCTGACTACTACTGCATGGATGGCACGATACCGCGTCGCCATATTGCCACTTTGCTTAAACGTATTCAGGGTATGGAAGCAAAGTATGGTCTTGGCTGCTTGAATGTATTCCATGCGGGTGATGGCAATATGCATCCACTCATCCTATTTAACGGCGCTGATCAAGAGGAGTGGCATCGCGCTGAAGACTTCGGTACTGAAATTTTAGAAGCTTGTGTAGAGCTTGGCGGAACCATCACCGGTGAACATGGCGTTGGCATCGAAAAAATTAATTCGATGTGCGTGCAATTTGGTGAAGGTGAGCGCGAATCCTTCTGGGGCGTGAAGAGTGCTTTTGATCCAGAAAAACTACTTAACCCAGACAAAGCAATTCCAACTTTGAGTCGTTGTGCAGAATATGGTCGCATGCGCATTAGCGGCGGCCAATTACCTCACCCTGAGTTGGAGCGCTTTTAA
- the glcE gene encoding glycolate oxidase subunit GlcE, protein MSHSNLHIDAFREQILNAAKNKTPLSIEGGGTKSWYGNSNCYTKLDARSYSGILEYQPEELVITACAGTPLKEIEAALKAKNQVLAFEPPHFGENATFGGAIAAGLAGPGRITVGNFRDFVLGARILDGKGQDLSFGGKVMKNVAGYDVSRLLPGSLGTLALLLEASVKVLPKPAATATLRCQLSQEKALKVLNEWAGQPLPLSASCWIGSAKGGDGELTFRLAGAGAAVKAAIPLMSSLVNAAEINEETAEHFWNDLREQKVSAFANLGADQTLYRLALPAACGSIAIHGANDEIILEWHGQQRWIKAPGDEATFKAIKALANSHGGHATRFRQGANVDSSYQRFTLLSEQAHSKALEAVQERLRSAFDPAGVFATKRLP, encoded by the coding sequence ATGAGTCACTCCAATTTACACATTGATGCATTTCGCGAACAAATTCTGAATGCAGCCAAGAATAAAACCCCGCTCTCCATTGAAGGGGGTGGCACAAAATCTTGGTATGGCAATTCCAATTGCTATACAAAGCTTGATGCGCGCTCTTACTCAGGGATCTTGGAATACCAACCAGAAGAATTGGTGATCACTGCTTGTGCCGGCACTCCGCTAAAAGAAATTGAAGCAGCTCTCAAAGCAAAAAATCAGGTGCTTGCATTTGAGCCGCCACACTTTGGCGAGAACGCAACCTTTGGTGGTGCAATTGCTGCTGGTCTTGCTGGTCCAGGCCGCATCACCGTTGGTAATTTCCGCGACTTCGTATTGGGTGCGCGTATCCTTGACGGCAAAGGTCAGGACCTTTCCTTTGGCGGCAAGGTAATGAAGAACGTAGCTGGATATGACGTTTCTCGTTTACTGCCTGGCTCTTTGGGAACCCTTGCGCTTTTATTGGAAGCCTCAGTCAAGGTGCTGCCTAAACCTGCAGCGACAGCCACCTTGCGTTGCCAGCTTTCCCAAGAGAAAGCACTTAAAGTTCTTAATGAGTGGGCTGGTCAACCACTGCCACTTTCCGCAAGCTGCTGGATTGGTTCTGCTAAAGGCGGAGACGGGGAGTTAACTTTCCGCCTCGCGGGAGCCGGAGCTGCGGTTAAAGCTGCGATTCCCCTCATGAGCTCACTAGTAAATGCCGCGGAGATTAATGAAGAAACTGCAGAACATTTCTGGAATGATTTGCGCGAACAAAAAGTTTCTGCATTTGCAAATCTTGGCGCAGATCAAACTCTATATCGTTTAGCGCTACCTGCTGCCTGTGGCTCCATTGCCATACACGGTGCTAACGATGAAATCATTTTGGAGTGGCATGGTCAACAACGCTGGATTAAAGCACCTGGTGATGAAGCCACTTTCAAAGCTATCAAAGCACTGGCAAATTCTCATGGTGGACATGCAACTCGTTTTAGACAAGGTGCAAATGTAGATTCTTCATATCAACGCTTCACCCTACTCTCAGAGCAAGCCCACTCTAAAGCCCTTGAAGCAGTGCAAGAACGCTTGAGATCGGCCTTTGATCCTGCTGGCGTATTTGCCACTAAACGTCTTCCATAA
- the glcF gene encoding glycolate oxidase subunit GlcF, which produces MQTQLAPQFANTPEGIEAARILGKCVHCGFCTATCPTYQILGDELDGPRGRIYLIKQIAEGQSPTEKTRLHLDRCLTCRNCESTCPSGVQYGNLIDIGRKWAEENTPERPIGQRLTRWALKEGLTKPALFNTAMTLGRLVRPLMPSGIKRKIPLTINKALAKSTDAHARPTAAHQRKMVLLEGCVQPGMLPNINSATARVLNALKIQLISAPNATCCGALRYHLNDQAGGLDNAKQNIDAWWPLVESGVEAIVMTASGCGVMVKDYGHLFANDPTYAAKAKKISDLTKDISEILPSLQNELVQLVGADPKPGVVYHPPCTLQHGQQVRGKVEGLLSSIGIGVRLCADSHLCCGSAGTYSVTQPELSEQLRKNKLTHLNAACEESGAEVIVSGNIGCIAHLQQDDTPVVHWIEIVDQLVSKSSKAS; this is translated from the coding sequence ATGCAAACTCAACTCGCCCCTCAATTTGCCAACACACCGGAAGGTATCGAGGCAGCCCGCATTCTAGGCAAATGTGTTCACTGCGGTTTTTGTACAGCCACTTGCCCCACCTACCAAATACTGGGTGATGAGTTAGATGGTCCACGTGGACGCATCTATCTGATTAAGCAAATCGCTGAAGGTCAATCGCCCACCGAAAAGACTCGCTTACATTTAGACCGCTGCTTAACATGTCGCAATTGCGAGAGCACTTGCCCAAGTGGTGTGCAATACGGAAACCTCATAGATATTGGTCGTAAGTGGGCAGAAGAAAATACACCTGAGCGTCCAATCGGTCAGCGCTTAACTCGATGGGCTCTGAAAGAAGGTCTGACTAAGCCGGCTTTATTTAATACTGCAATGACCTTAGGTCGCCTAGTGCGTCCATTGATGCCTAGTGGGATTAAACGCAAGATTCCACTGACTATTAATAAAGCATTAGCCAAATCCACCGATGCCCACGCAAGGCCGACTGCAGCGCATCAGCGCAAAATGGTTTTGCTAGAAGGTTGCGTACAACCTGGCATGCTTCCAAATATCAACTCAGCAACAGCACGCGTACTCAACGCACTCAAGATCCAGCTGATCAGTGCGCCTAATGCCACTTGTTGTGGAGCCTTGCGTTATCACCTGAATGATCAAGCCGGTGGCTTAGATAATGCCAAGCAAAATATTGATGCTTGGTGGCCCCTAGTAGAAAGTGGTGTCGAAGCTATTGTGATGACTGCATCAGGCTGTGGTGTGATGGTCAAAGACTATGGCCATCTATTTGCGAATGACCCTACTTATGCCGCTAAAGCAAAGAAGATTTCAGACTTGACCAAGGATATTTCTGAGATTTTGCCGTCATTACAAAATGAACTCGTGCAACTAGTTGGAGCCGATCCTAAGCCAGGAGTGGTGTATCACCCACCCTGCACTCTTCAGCATGGTCAACAAGTCCGCGGCAAGGTTGAGGGACTACTTTCCAGCATCGGTATTGGCGTTCGTTTATGCGCCGATAGCCACCTTTGCTGTGGATCTGCCGGCACTTATTCGGTGACTCAACCAGAACTCTCTGAACAACTTCGTAAAAACAAGTTAACGCACTTAAATGCAGCATGCGAGGAATCAGGCGCCGAGGTTATTGTTTCTGGAAATATTGGCTGCATAGCCCACCTTCAGCAAGATGACACGCCAGTGGTGCATTGGATCGAAATCGTAGATCAATTAGTTAGCAAATCTTCTAAGGCCTCATGA
- a CDS encoding YggS family pyridoxal phosphate-dependent enzyme has protein sequence MNSIVVNLMQVRQRIELAALAAKREPEEIELLAVSKTFPAAAVEEAMHSGQSAFGENYVQEAVEKIEKLAKLKPWLTWHFIGPLQSNKTREVAQHFDWVHSVDRLKIAERLSAQRGEFPDLPPLMVCAQINVSEEDSKSGVSFAEVEELCNTITSLPNLVLRGLMAIPAPNPDPIKQRQAFAAVQDCFKKIQVAHATELGYQFFDTLSMGMSDDLEAAIAEGSTIVRVGTAIFGKRDKISK, from the coding sequence ATGAATTCCATTGTTGTAAATCTGATGCAAGTCAGACAGCGAATTGAACTTGCTGCTTTAGCAGCAAAACGTGAGCCTGAAGAAATTGAACTTCTAGCGGTTAGCAAAACCTTCCCGGCTGCAGCGGTTGAAGAAGCCATGCATTCAGGTCAATCCGCCTTTGGTGAAAACTATGTCCAAGAGGCAGTAGAAAAAATTGAGAAGTTAGCCAAGTTAAAGCCTTGGTTGACATGGCACTTTATCGGCCCACTCCAAAGCAATAAAACTAGAGAAGTAGCGCAACACTTCGACTGGGTTCATAGTGTAGATCGCCTCAAAATTGCAGAACGCCTATCAGCTCAAAGGGGTGAATTTCCTGATTTACCGCCTTTAATGGTTTGCGCACAAATCAATGTGAGTGAAGAAGACAGTAAAAGCGGGGTTTCCTTCGCTGAAGTCGAAGAGCTTTGCAACACCATCACCTCTCTACCAAACCTGGTTCTACGTGGATTGATGGCTATTCCTGCGCCCAATCCAGATCCCATCAAACAACGCCAGGCTTTTGCAGCCGTACAAGATTGTTTTAAGAAAATTCAGGTAGCGCACGCCACTGAACTGGGATACCAATTTTTTGACACTCTATCGATGGGGATGTCAGATGATTTAGAGGCTGCAATTGCCGAAGGTAGCACTATTGTTCGTGTTGGCACCGCCATTTTTGGGAAGCGCGATAAGATTAGCAAATGA
- the proC gene encoding pyrroline-5-carboxylate reductase yields MSINKTAQNNSNAHITFIGGGNMGRALISGLLANGFEPSQISVVEANAATALKLHEDFGVQGIAALEQIAFDFSKNNVVVMAIKPQDFNVVAKGLAAKLKHATAPGPLILSIAAGIRLKDMSRWLDHTRCVRAMPNTPALIGKGITGLFADTAVNQSDRALAETICHAVGQAVWVQEEKLMDAVTAVSGSGPAYVFAFLEAMQSAGEKLGLDTATARKLAYATLEGATQLAHNSDEHAGVLRERVTSKGGTTAAALDVMKQQGWHEILEKAIDAASQRGKAMGDELGKS; encoded by the coding sequence ATGAGCATAAATAAAACCGCACAAAACAATAGCAACGCCCACATCACTTTCATTGGCGGCGGCAATATGGGGCGCGCCCTGATCAGCGGCCTACTTGCTAACGGATTTGAACCCAGTCAAATTTCAGTTGTAGAGGCGAACGCTGCAACCGCCCTAAAGTTACATGAAGATTTTGGCGTGCAAGGTATTGCCGCACTAGAGCAAATCGCTTTTGACTTCTCTAAAAATAATGTTGTTGTCATGGCAATTAAGCCGCAAGACTTTAATGTTGTTGCCAAAGGCTTGGCAGCCAAGCTCAAACACGCCACTGCACCTGGCCCACTCATTCTGAGCATCGCTGCTGGCATTCGCTTAAAAGACATGAGCCGCTGGTTGGATCACACACGCTGTGTACGTGCCATGCCAAATACACCAGCCTTAATTGGCAAAGGTATTACTGGTCTCTTTGCAGATACTGCTGTGAATCAATCAGACCGCGCATTAGCTGAAACGATTTGTCATGCTGTGGGTCAAGCAGTTTGGGTTCAAGAAGAAAAACTCATGGATGCAGTCACTGCCGTTTCAGGTAGCGGCCCTGCTTATGTCTTTGCATTTCTTGAGGCAATGCAGTCTGCTGGCGAGAAACTGGGGCTTGATACAGCGACAGCACGCAAACTGGCCTATGCAACACTTGAAGGTGCTACACAGCTAGCCCACAATTCCGATGAGCATGCTGGTGTCTTACGTGAAAGAGTGACCTCGAAGGGCGGCACAACTGCAGCTGCATTAGATGTCATGAAGCAGCAGGGTTGGCATGAGATCCTAGAAAAAGCAATTGATGCAGCAAGCCAACGTGGTAAAGCTATGGGTGATGAACTCGGCAAGAGTTAA
- the ubiA gene encoding 4-hydroxybenzoate octaprenyltransferase, which translates to MSLKERFIAYGYLIRLDKPIGTLLLLWPTLWALWLASSGVPDLSILLIFVAGTFLMRSAGCAINDYADRDFDRHVKRTQGRPVTSGKISGKEAVAVAGVLAFMAFLLIQPLNAFTKQLSVLALLVAFIYPFTKRFFAMPQAVLGIAFGFGIPMAYAAILDFVPLEAWCLFIGNIFWAIAYDTAYAMVDRDDDRRLGLRTSAITFGQYDVVAIAISYGMLFLSQLWVAQLANLSNYFLLGWFAALACAIYHLKLVSTRNRDSCFKAFRHNNWLGGFLFLGIVLGLAVH; encoded by the coding sequence ATGAGTTTAAAAGAGCGCTTTATTGCTTACGGGTATTTAATTAGGTTAGATAAACCTATTGGCACGCTGTTGCTTTTGTGGCCGACACTTTGGGCGCTGTGGTTGGCAAGTAGTGGGGTGCCTGATTTATCTATTTTGCTGATATTTGTCGCAGGTACGTTTTTGATGCGCAGCGCTGGATGTGCAATCAATGACTATGCTGATCGTGACTTTGATCGTCATGTCAAAAGAACGCAAGGTCGTCCAGTAACGAGTGGAAAGATTTCGGGTAAGGAGGCAGTGGCAGTTGCTGGTGTACTGGCTTTCATGGCTTTTTTACTGATCCAGCCCTTGAACGCATTTACAAAGCAACTGTCAGTACTTGCTCTGCTAGTAGCGTTTATCTACCCATTCACCAAACGCTTTTTTGCAATGCCCCAAGCAGTCCTGGGCATTGCTTTTGGCTTTGGCATCCCCATGGCATACGCGGCGATTCTGGATTTTGTTCCCCTAGAGGCTTGGTGCTTATTTATTGGCAATATCTTTTGGGCAATAGCCTATGACACTGCTTATGCCATGGTCGACCGCGATGATGATCGTCGCCTAGGTCTGAGAACTTCGGCGATTACTTTCGGTCAATACGATGTCGTTGCTATTGCAATAAGCTATGGGATGCTTTTTCTGAGTCAGTTATGGGTGGCGCAGTTAGCTAACTTAAGTAATTATTTTTTGTTGGGCTGGTTCGCAGCATTAGCTTGCGCAATCTACCACCTCAAGTTGGTGTCTACTCGTAATAGAGATAGTTGCTTTAAGGCTTTTCGCCACAACAACTGGCTAGGCGGGTTTTTATTTCTTGGGATTGTATTGGGGCTAGCAGTTCACTAG
- the recG gene encoding ATP-dependent DNA helicase RecG produces MTTKQAPSTLQKMGLDSPMALALHLPSRYEDETELLTIEEAIAQGRFNSAQTQGVVIRNQVLFRPRRQMVVTIEDETETLNLRFLNFYPSQQKQMAVGVNIRVRGEVREGFQGPEMVHPTVRALAPDAPLPASLTPVYPASVGVSQTIIRKAVTKALHDPSLQDSLAEFLPKKLIAELLPSNDWPNLQAAITYLHQPPADANTQSLLERTHPAWRRVQFEELLAQQISLKRAHAIRRERHAPSFARMSDGSRDKNKTSSFEDGLLKVLPFKLTSAQERVWSEISNDLSKSFPMNRLLQGDVGSGKTVVAALAAARVMDHGYQAAIMAPTEILAEQHYLKMKEWFEPLGVKIAWLSGSLKVKEKRLAQEVIENGQAQLIIGTHALIQESVSFARLGLAVIDEQHRFGVRQRLEIQQRVGSELFYCHQLMMSATPIPRTLAMTYYADLDVSVIDELPPGRKPIATKVVKASRRDEVIGGLQSWLSKGLQAYWVCPLIEESEALQLQTAVESFEQLTQALPDFKVGLVHGRLKAEEKAAVMAAFKANEIQLLVATTVIEVGVDVPNAALMVIEHAERFGYAQIHQLRGRVGRGSADSVCILMYAEPLSMAAKERLQTLRETSDGFVIAERDLSLRGPGELLGAKQSGDAMLRFVDLQRDAWLIELAQQAADRLLVEHADLVERHLERWLGSRAEFLKA; encoded by the coding sequence ATGACTACTAAACAAGCGCCAAGCACACTCCAAAAGATGGGTTTAGACAGCCCTATGGCCCTTGCTTTGCACTTACCATCCCGCTATGAGGATGAGACTGAGTTGTTAACCATCGAGGAGGCCATTGCTCAGGGTCGATTTAACTCAGCCCAGACCCAGGGTGTAGTCATCCGTAATCAGGTCTTATTTCGGCCGAGAAGACAAATGGTCGTCACCATTGAGGATGAGACTGAAACCTTAAACCTCCGCTTTCTGAATTTCTATCCAAGCCAGCAAAAGCAGATGGCGGTCGGGGTCAATATTCGAGTACGCGGTGAAGTGCGAGAAGGTTTTCAGGGTCCAGAAATGGTGCACCCGACTGTGCGAGCTTTAGCGCCAGATGCTCCACTGCCAGCTAGTCTGACTCCAGTCTATCCAGCCAGCGTTGGCGTATCACAAACCATTATTCGTAAAGCAGTGACAAAAGCTTTGCATGACCCCAGTCTGCAAGATAGCTTGGCGGAGTTCTTGCCTAAAAAATTGATAGCGGAGTTATTGCCGAGTAATGACTGGCCAAATTTACAAGCAGCCATTACTTATCTGCATCAACCGCCTGCTGACGCTAATACCCAATCACTACTAGAGCGCACTCATCCTGCGTGGCGCAGAGTGCAATTTGAGGAGTTGTTAGCGCAACAAATTTCTTTAAAGAGAGCGCATGCAATTCGTCGTGAGCGACATGCGCCAAGCTTTGCAAGAATGAGTGATGGGAGTAGGGATAAAAATAAAACGTCCAGTTTTGAAGATGGCTTGCTGAAAGTCCTACCCTTTAAATTAACAAGTGCACAAGAGCGTGTTTGGTCAGAAATTAGTAATGACCTCTCTAAATCTTTTCCGATGAACCGCCTTCTGCAGGGGGATGTGGGTAGTGGCAAGACTGTAGTGGCTGCCTTGGCTGCCGCCCGAGTAATGGATCACGGTTATCAAGCGGCCATCATGGCGCCTACCGAGATCTTGGCCGAGCAGCACTATCTCAAAATGAAAGAGTGGTTCGAGCCTTTAGGAGTAAAAATCGCCTGGCTATCTGGTAGCTTAAAAGTCAAAGAAAAAAGACTGGCACAAGAGGTGATTGAGAATGGCCAAGCCCAACTTATTATTGGTACGCATGCTTTGATTCAGGAGAGCGTCAGTTTTGCTAGGTTAGGTCTCGCAGTCATTGATGAGCAACATCGCTTTGGCGTTAGGCAGCGACTTGAGATTCAGCAACGTGTTGGCTCGGAATTGTTTTACTGTCATCAGTTGATGATGTCAGCTACGCCTATTCCTCGAACATTGGCGATGACTTATTACGCTGACTTGGATGTTTCTGTCATTGATGAGTTACCCCCAGGGCGTAAACCGATTGCCACTAAAGTAGTGAAAGCCAGTCGCCGTGATGAGGTGATTGGTGGTTTGCAAAGTTGGCTATCAAAAGGGTTGCAGGCTTACTGGGTTTGTCCCTTGATTGAAGAGTCTGAGGCACTTCAGCTGCAAACCGCAGTCGAGAGTTTTGAGCAGCTCACACAAGCGCTGCCCGACTTTAAGGTCGGATTGGTGCATGGCAGACTCAAGGCAGAAGAAAAAGCGGCTGTCATGGCTGCCTTTAAAGCAAACGAGATCCAGCTCCTAGTTGCCACCACGGTGATTGAGGTTGGTGTCGATGTACCCAATGCAGCGCTGATGGTGATCGAGCACGCTGAGCGCTTTGGATATGCCCAGATTCATCAACTGCGAGGGCGGGTAGGCAGAGGCTCTGCAGATTCGGTGTGTATTTTGATGTATGCCGAACCTCTCTCAATGGCTGCTAAGGAACGTTTGCAAACCTTACGTGAGACTTCAGATGGGTTTGTGATTGCTGAACGCGATTTATCTCTACGTGGTCCTGGCGAATTACTTGGCGCCAAGCAATCTGGTGATGCTATGTTGCGCTTTGTTGATCTACAGCGAGACGCTTGGTTGATTGAGCTTGCTCAACAGGCGGCTGATCGATTGCTCGTCGAGCATGCAGATCTGGTAGAGCGCCATTTGGAACGTTGGCTTGGATCTCGTGCGGAGTTTCTAAAAGCTTGA